A region of Etheostoma cragini isolate CJK2018 chromosome 24, CSU_Ecrag_1.0, whole genome shotgun sequence DNA encodes the following proteins:
- the dzip1 gene encoding zinc finger protein Dzip1 isoform X2, translating into MPFHNGAYYPYTSDTQGTHSSAGVPSLLNSPLSQHSLPSTSMTPSSGAAIIPPFKFRPRRESVDWRRINAVDIDLVVSQLDVDALQEHISGVTFCSLDGERCQRCQSPVDPALVKLLQLAQLTVEWLLHCQEFLTLNLRAVEERLAAADRDREQLLAQQKKLDEKVKTLTAELKQRRRVIRTQQSMLTPRISSSHKHHMQRRHPDEYEIELRSDSENKSQIESLKLEINNLKEQIVQQQQDLQAKTAQEKEQQSMHRDLLRELDRFKAEEMARMDRKIEDSRDGMRREMEFLYTRNVQALNEANQNQTARHERPAIPVQSQPERDLDNYKEMQMQAMQKLEHQMKKQDKKWASRLQEIKAQHESEKNQLLNELSRMQSSVSEHQESSHRLQQEMGRRLQEKEQTIRVQREQIRNISSNPPTKIVEVPVIASAPAPEPKPKRVVLEEPVSAIKLDPIQELSEEEKDSSSFSERRPVEKKPEPVPEKKHRMTTSALKRNPNIKKEMRPDLEQAVIEKLENLGVKPDQSGLKDKDLASILAKVHSKRQSIAKGMPEYWRHREEIASTLERKLGGQRRGSDPAPESQARSRQSVQVLQIRPRSSSLPSRATQVVSGPAVKQPKTPQPAPRIKANTQPKTSTPRAALRTFTSKTPPFSSDEESEEEDTDMEDKPLQKQQRGKSPQPRLNQVQIRASKASPVQARPAPASHSYSSNPQQPRGPVGSVTRTTVTKIESDEEEWSEVSELQEIDQKRLQTYKDQNGNVDKRNYGIENKINDLARKMEKQFAERSIKKPAGGVSILPERKDEVQELTYTDLEESSEWVVSSLEDKPETLKPAQSSGTVRKSLDSPSTSVWGTSTGRGPKSGLTEAGTGSTLKSSLCSLSDISDSEDISNK; encoded by the exons ATG CCATTTCACAACGGAGCATACTACCCCTACACCAGTGACACCCAGGGGACCCACTCATCAGCAGGGGTCCCATCCCTCCTGAATTCCCCACTCAGCCAGCACTCTCTGCCTTCAACCAGCATGACTCCATCCAGTGGAGCCGCCATCATCCCTCCTTTCAAGTTCCGCCCGCGCAGGGAGAGTGTGGACTGGCGGCGAATTAATGCCGTGGACATAGACCTGGTGGTGAGCCAGCTGGATGTGGACGCCCTGCAGGAGCACATCAGCGGTGTTACATTCTGCAGCTTGGACGGGGAGCGGTGTCAGCGGTGCCAGAGCCCTGTGGACCCAGCTCTGGTCAAGCTCTTGCAGCTGGCCCAGCTCACAGTGGAGTGGCTCCTCCACTGCCAGGAATTTCTCACCCTCAACCTGCGTGCGGTGGAGGAGCGTCTGGCGGCCGCTGACAGGGACCGCGAGCAGCTGCTGGCTCAGCAGAAGAAGCTGGATGAGAAGGTGAAGACACTAACTGCCGAGCTCAAGCAGAGGAGGAGGGTTATTCGCACCCAGCAGTCCATGCTTACGCCACGAATCAGCAGCAGCCACAAG CATCACATGCAGCGCCGCCACCCTGACGAGTATGAGATTG AGTTACGGTCAGACAGTGAGAATAAATCTCAGATTGAAAGCCTTAAATTGGAGATCAACAATCTGAAGGAGCAGATTGTTCAGCAGCAACAGGACTTGCAAGCCAAAACAGCTCAG GAAAAAGAACAGCAGTCCATGCACAGGGACCTGCTGAGAGAATTGGACCGTTTTAAAGCTGAGGAGATGGCACGTATGGACAGAAAGATAGAAGACAGCAGAGATGGCATGCGCAGGGAGATGGAGTTTCTTTACACCAGAAATGTTCAAGCTCTCAAT GAAGCAAATCAGAATCAGACAGCCAGGCATGAAAGACCAGCCATCCCTGTTCAATCGCAGCCCGAGAGAGATCTGgacaactacaaagagatgcaGATGCAAGCCATGCAGAAGCTGGAACATCAAATGAAGAAACAG GACAAAAAGTGGGCCTCTAGGCTGCAGGAAATAAAGGCCCAACATGAGTCTGAAAAGAATCAG TTGCTGAACGAGTTGAGCAGAATGCAGTCGTCTGTGTCGGAGCACCAGGAGAGCAGCCACAGGCTGCAGCAGGAGATGGGCAGGAGGCTGCAGGAGAAGGAGCAAACCATCCGGGTTCAGAGGGAGCAG ATAAGGAATATTTCCTCAAATCCACCCACCAAAATAGTGGAAGTACCAG tCATTGCCAGTGCACCAGCTCCAGAGCCTAAACCAAAAAGAGTTGTACTTG AGGAGCCAGTCTCTGCTATTAAGCTGGATCCTATACAGGAGCtgtcagaggaggagaaag ACTCAAGCAGCTTCTCTGAGAGGAGGCCAGTGGAGAAGAAGCCAGAGCCTGTACCTGAGAAGAAGCACAGGATGACCACCAGTGCTCTGAAAAGGAACCCTAACATCAAGAAAGAGATGCGGCCAGATCTTGAGCAGGCTGTTATTGAGAAGCTGGAGAACCTGGGAGTCAAGCCT GATCAGAGTGGTCTAAAGGACAAAGACCTCGCCTCCATCCTGGCCAAGGTGCATTCGAAACGGCAGAGCATTGCAAAGGGGATGCCCGAGTACTGGCGCCATCGAGAGGAGATAGCCAGCACTTTAGAGAGGAAGCTGGGCGGTCAGAGGAGAGGCAGCGACCCTGCTCCTGAGTCACAGGCCAGATCCAGACAATCGGTTCAAG TGTTACAGATCCGCCCTAGATCCAGTAGCCTACCATCCAGAGCAACCCAGGTGGTGTCTGGACCTGCAGTCAAACAGCCCAAGACCCCCCAGCCGGCACCAAGGATCAAGGCCAACACCCAACCCAAGACATCTACACCCAGGGCCGCTCTGAGGACCTTCACATCCAA GACCCCTCCTTTCAGTTCAGATGAAGAATCTGAAGAAGAGGACACAGATATGGAGGACAAACCGCTCCAAAAACAGCAGAGGGGCAAATCACCACAGCCCAGACTAAACCAGGTCCAAATCAGAGCAAGCAAAGCCAGTCCGGTCCAGGCTAGGCCGGCTCCAGCCAGCCACTCATACTCCTCTAACCCCCAGCAGCCCAGGGGGCCAGTGGGCAGTGTGACCAGGACTACAGTCACAAAGATAGAGAGTGATGAGGAGGAGTGGTCAGAGGTCAGCGAGCTGCAGGAGATTGACCAAAAGCGTCTCCAGACTTACAAAGACCAGAACGGCAACGTGGACAAGAGAAACTATGGCATAG AGAACAAAATCAATGACCTGGCCAGAAAAATGGAGAAGCAGTTTGCAGAGAGATCGATAAAGAAACCAGCAGGGGGCGTCAGCATCTTACCAGAGAGGAAGGACGAGGTTCAGGAACTCACG TACACCGATCTAGAAGAGAGCAGTGAGTGGGTGGTCTCCTCCTTAGAGGACAAACCGGAGACATTGAAACCAGCTCAGAGCTCTGGAACAGTGAGGAAGAGCCTGGACTCACCCAGTACCAGTGTCTGGGGAACATCCACAGGAAGGGGTCCCAAATCAG GTCTGACTGAAGCGGGAACAGGAAGCACCCTAAAGAGCAGCCTGTGCTCTCTCAGTGACATCAGCGACTCCGAGGATATAagcaataaataa
- the dzip1 gene encoding zinc finger protein Dzip1 isoform X3, which yields MPFHNGAYYPYTSDTQGTHSSAGVPSLLNSPLSQHSLPSTSMTPSSGAAIIPPFKFRPRRESVDWRRINAVDIDLVVSQLDVDALQEHISGVTFCSLDGERCQRCQSPVDPALVKLLQLAQLTVEWLLHCQEFLTLNLRAVEERLAAADRDREQLLAQQKKLDEKVKTLTAELKQRRRVIRTQQSMLTPRISSSHKCPHCDKSFLNSSFLQHHMQRRHPDEYEIELRSDSENKSQIESLKLEINNLKEQIVQQQQDLQAKTAQEKEQQSMHRDLLRELDRFKAEEMARMDRKIEDSRDGMRREMEFLYTRNVQALNEANQNQTARHERPAIPVQSQPERDLDNYKEMQMQAMQKLEHQMKKQDKKWASRLQEIKAQHESEKNQLLNELSRMQSSVSEHQESSHRLQQEMGRRLQEKEQTIRVQREQIRNISSNPPTKIVEVPVIASAPAPEPKPKRVVLDSSSFSERRPVEKKPEPVPEKKHRMTTSALKRNPNIKKEMRPDLEQAVIEKLENLGVKPDQSGLKDKDLASILAKVHSKRQSIAKGMPEYWRHREEIASTLERKLGGQRRGSDPAPESQARSRQSVQVLQIRPRSSSLPSRATQVVSGPAVKQPKTPQPAPRIKANTQPKTSTPRAALRTFTSKTPPFSSDEESEEEDTDMEDKPLQKQQRGKSPQPRLNQVQIRASKASPVQARPAPASHSYSSNPQQPRGPVGSVTRTTVTKIESDEEEWSEVSELQEIDQKRLQTYKDQNGNVDKRNYGIENKINDLARKMEKQFAERSIKKPAGGVSILPERKDEVQELTYTDLEESSEWVVSSLEDKPETLKPAQSSGTVRKSLDSPSTSVWGTSTGRGPKSGLTEAGTGSTLKSSLCSLSDISDSEDISNK from the exons ATG CCATTTCACAACGGAGCATACTACCCCTACACCAGTGACACCCAGGGGACCCACTCATCAGCAGGGGTCCCATCCCTCCTGAATTCCCCACTCAGCCAGCACTCTCTGCCTTCAACCAGCATGACTCCATCCAGTGGAGCCGCCATCATCCCTCCTTTCAAGTTCCGCCCGCGCAGGGAGAGTGTGGACTGGCGGCGAATTAATGCCGTGGACATAGACCTGGTGGTGAGCCAGCTGGATGTGGACGCCCTGCAGGAGCACATCAGCGGTGTTACATTCTGCAGCTTGGACGGGGAGCGGTGTCAGCGGTGCCAGAGCCCTGTGGACCCAGCTCTGGTCAAGCTCTTGCAGCTGGCCCAGCTCACAGTGGAGTGGCTCCTCCACTGCCAGGAATTTCTCACCCTCAACCTGCGTGCGGTGGAGGAGCGTCTGGCGGCCGCTGACAGGGACCGCGAGCAGCTGCTGGCTCAGCAGAAGAAGCTGGATGAGAAGGTGAAGACACTAACTGCCGAGCTCAAGCAGAGGAGGAGGGTTATTCGCACCCAGCAGTCCATGCTTACGCCACGAATCAGCAGCAGCCACAAG tgTCCACATTGTGATAAATCCTTCCTCAATTCCTCATTTCTCCAGCATCACATGCAGCGCCGCCACCCTGACGAGTATGAGATTG AGTTACGGTCAGACAGTGAGAATAAATCTCAGATTGAAAGCCTTAAATTGGAGATCAACAATCTGAAGGAGCAGATTGTTCAGCAGCAACAGGACTTGCAAGCCAAAACAGCTCAG GAAAAAGAACAGCAGTCCATGCACAGGGACCTGCTGAGAGAATTGGACCGTTTTAAAGCTGAGGAGATGGCACGTATGGACAGAAAGATAGAAGACAGCAGAGATGGCATGCGCAGGGAGATGGAGTTTCTTTACACCAGAAATGTTCAAGCTCTCAAT GAAGCAAATCAGAATCAGACAGCCAGGCATGAAAGACCAGCCATCCCTGTTCAATCGCAGCCCGAGAGAGATCTGgacaactacaaagagatgcaGATGCAAGCCATGCAGAAGCTGGAACATCAAATGAAGAAACAG GACAAAAAGTGGGCCTCTAGGCTGCAGGAAATAAAGGCCCAACATGAGTCTGAAAAGAATCAG TTGCTGAACGAGTTGAGCAGAATGCAGTCGTCTGTGTCGGAGCACCAGGAGAGCAGCCACAGGCTGCAGCAGGAGATGGGCAGGAGGCTGCAGGAGAAGGAGCAAACCATCCGGGTTCAGAGGGAGCAG ATAAGGAATATTTCCTCAAATCCACCCACCAAAATAGTGGAAGTACCAG tCATTGCCAGTGCACCAGCTCCAGAGCCTAAACCAAAAAGAGTTGTACTTG ACTCAAGCAGCTTCTCTGAGAGGAGGCCAGTGGAGAAGAAGCCAGAGCCTGTACCTGAGAAGAAGCACAGGATGACCACCAGTGCTCTGAAAAGGAACCCTAACATCAAGAAAGAGATGCGGCCAGATCTTGAGCAGGCTGTTATTGAGAAGCTGGAGAACCTGGGAGTCAAGCCT GATCAGAGTGGTCTAAAGGACAAAGACCTCGCCTCCATCCTGGCCAAGGTGCATTCGAAACGGCAGAGCATTGCAAAGGGGATGCCCGAGTACTGGCGCCATCGAGAGGAGATAGCCAGCACTTTAGAGAGGAAGCTGGGCGGTCAGAGGAGAGGCAGCGACCCTGCTCCTGAGTCACAGGCCAGATCCAGACAATCGGTTCAAG TGTTACAGATCCGCCCTAGATCCAGTAGCCTACCATCCAGAGCAACCCAGGTGGTGTCTGGACCTGCAGTCAAACAGCCCAAGACCCCCCAGCCGGCACCAAGGATCAAGGCCAACACCCAACCCAAGACATCTACACCCAGGGCCGCTCTGAGGACCTTCACATCCAA GACCCCTCCTTTCAGTTCAGATGAAGAATCTGAAGAAGAGGACACAGATATGGAGGACAAACCGCTCCAAAAACAGCAGAGGGGCAAATCACCACAGCCCAGACTAAACCAGGTCCAAATCAGAGCAAGCAAAGCCAGTCCGGTCCAGGCTAGGCCGGCTCCAGCCAGCCACTCATACTCCTCTAACCCCCAGCAGCCCAGGGGGCCAGTGGGCAGTGTGACCAGGACTACAGTCACAAAGATAGAGAGTGATGAGGAGGAGTGGTCAGAGGTCAGCGAGCTGCAGGAGATTGACCAAAAGCGTCTCCAGACTTACAAAGACCAGAACGGCAACGTGGACAAGAGAAACTATGGCATAG AGAACAAAATCAATGACCTGGCCAGAAAAATGGAGAAGCAGTTTGCAGAGAGATCGATAAAGAAACCAGCAGGGGGCGTCAGCATCTTACCAGAGAGGAAGGACGAGGTTCAGGAACTCACG TACACCGATCTAGAAGAGAGCAGTGAGTGGGTGGTCTCCTCCTTAGAGGACAAACCGGAGACATTGAAACCAGCTCAGAGCTCTGGAACAGTGAGGAAGAGCCTGGACTCACCCAGTACCAGTGTCTGGGGAACATCCACAGGAAGGGGTCCCAAATCAG GTCTGACTGAAGCGGGAACAGGAAGCACCCTAAAGAGCAGCCTGTGCTCTCTCAGTGACATCAGCGACTCCGAGGATATAagcaataaataa
- the dzip1 gene encoding zinc finger protein Dzip1 isoform X4, which produces MTPSSGAAIIPPFKFRPRRESVDWRRINAVDIDLVVSQLDVDALQEHISGVTFCSLDGERCQRCQSPVDPALVKLLQLAQLTVEWLLHCQEFLTLNLRAVEERLAAADRDREQLLAQQKKLDEKVKTLTAELKQRRRVIRTQQSMLTPRISSSHKCPHCDKSFLNSSFLQHHMQRRHPDEYEIELRSDSENKSQIESLKLEINNLKEQIVQQQQDLQAKTAQEKEQQSMHRDLLRELDRFKAEEMARMDRKIEDSRDGMRREMEFLYTRNVQALNEANQNQTARHERPAIPVQSQPERDLDNYKEMQMQAMQKLEHQMKKQDKKWASRLQEIKAQHESEKNQLLNELSRMQSSVSEHQESSHRLQQEMGRRLQEKEQTIRVQREQIRNISSNPPTKIVEVPVIASAPAPEPKPKRVVLEEPVSAIKLDPIQELSEEEKDSSSFSERRPVEKKPEPVPEKKHRMTTSALKRNPNIKKEMRPDLEQAVIEKLENLGVKPDQSGLKDKDLASILAKVHSKRQSIAKGMPEYWRHREEIASTLERKLGGQRRGSDPAPESQARSRQSVQVLQIRPRSSSLPSRATQVVSGPAVKQPKTPQPAPRIKANTQPKTSTPRAALRTFTSKTPPFSSDEESEEEDTDMEDKPLQKQQRGKSPQPRLNQVQIRASKASPVQARPAPASHSYSSNPQQPRGPVGSVTRTTVTKIESDEEEWSEVSELQEIDQKRLQTYKDQNGNVDKRNYGIENKINDLARKMEKQFAERSIKKPAGGVSILPERKDEVQELTYTDLEESSEWVVSSLEDKPETLKPAQSSGTVRKSLDSPSTSVWGTSTGRGPKSGLTEAGTGSTLKSSLCSLSDISDSEDISNK; this is translated from the exons ATGACTCCATCCAGTGGAGCCGCCATCATCCCTCCTTTCAAGTTCCGCCCGCGCAGGGAGAGTGTGGACTGGCGGCGAATTAATGCCGTGGACATAGACCTGGTGGTGAGCCAGCTGGATGTGGACGCCCTGCAGGAGCACATCAGCGGTGTTACATTCTGCAGCTTGGACGGGGAGCGGTGTCAGCGGTGCCAGAGCCCTGTGGACCCAGCTCTGGTCAAGCTCTTGCAGCTGGCCCAGCTCACAGTGGAGTGGCTCCTCCACTGCCAGGAATTTCTCACCCTCAACCTGCGTGCGGTGGAGGAGCGTCTGGCGGCCGCTGACAGGGACCGCGAGCAGCTGCTGGCTCAGCAGAAGAAGCTGGATGAGAAGGTGAAGACACTAACTGCCGAGCTCAAGCAGAGGAGGAGGGTTATTCGCACCCAGCAGTCCATGCTTACGCCACGAATCAGCAGCAGCCACAAG tgTCCACATTGTGATAAATCCTTCCTCAATTCCTCATTTCTCCAGCATCACATGCAGCGCCGCCACCCTGACGAGTATGAGATTG AGTTACGGTCAGACAGTGAGAATAAATCTCAGATTGAAAGCCTTAAATTGGAGATCAACAATCTGAAGGAGCAGATTGTTCAGCAGCAACAGGACTTGCAAGCCAAAACAGCTCAG GAAAAAGAACAGCAGTCCATGCACAGGGACCTGCTGAGAGAATTGGACCGTTTTAAAGCTGAGGAGATGGCACGTATGGACAGAAAGATAGAAGACAGCAGAGATGGCATGCGCAGGGAGATGGAGTTTCTTTACACCAGAAATGTTCAAGCTCTCAAT GAAGCAAATCAGAATCAGACAGCCAGGCATGAAAGACCAGCCATCCCTGTTCAATCGCAGCCCGAGAGAGATCTGgacaactacaaagagatgcaGATGCAAGCCATGCAGAAGCTGGAACATCAAATGAAGAAACAG GACAAAAAGTGGGCCTCTAGGCTGCAGGAAATAAAGGCCCAACATGAGTCTGAAAAGAATCAG TTGCTGAACGAGTTGAGCAGAATGCAGTCGTCTGTGTCGGAGCACCAGGAGAGCAGCCACAGGCTGCAGCAGGAGATGGGCAGGAGGCTGCAGGAGAAGGAGCAAACCATCCGGGTTCAGAGGGAGCAG ATAAGGAATATTTCCTCAAATCCACCCACCAAAATAGTGGAAGTACCAG tCATTGCCAGTGCACCAGCTCCAGAGCCTAAACCAAAAAGAGTTGTACTTG AGGAGCCAGTCTCTGCTATTAAGCTGGATCCTATACAGGAGCtgtcagaggaggagaaag ACTCAAGCAGCTTCTCTGAGAGGAGGCCAGTGGAGAAGAAGCCAGAGCCTGTACCTGAGAAGAAGCACAGGATGACCACCAGTGCTCTGAAAAGGAACCCTAACATCAAGAAAGAGATGCGGCCAGATCTTGAGCAGGCTGTTATTGAGAAGCTGGAGAACCTGGGAGTCAAGCCT GATCAGAGTGGTCTAAAGGACAAAGACCTCGCCTCCATCCTGGCCAAGGTGCATTCGAAACGGCAGAGCATTGCAAAGGGGATGCCCGAGTACTGGCGCCATCGAGAGGAGATAGCCAGCACTTTAGAGAGGAAGCTGGGCGGTCAGAGGAGAGGCAGCGACCCTGCTCCTGAGTCACAGGCCAGATCCAGACAATCGGTTCAAG TGTTACAGATCCGCCCTAGATCCAGTAGCCTACCATCCAGAGCAACCCAGGTGGTGTCTGGACCTGCAGTCAAACAGCCCAAGACCCCCCAGCCGGCACCAAGGATCAAGGCCAACACCCAACCCAAGACATCTACACCCAGGGCCGCTCTGAGGACCTTCACATCCAA GACCCCTCCTTTCAGTTCAGATGAAGAATCTGAAGAAGAGGACACAGATATGGAGGACAAACCGCTCCAAAAACAGCAGAGGGGCAAATCACCACAGCCCAGACTAAACCAGGTCCAAATCAGAGCAAGCAAAGCCAGTCCGGTCCAGGCTAGGCCGGCTCCAGCCAGCCACTCATACTCCTCTAACCCCCAGCAGCCCAGGGGGCCAGTGGGCAGTGTGACCAGGACTACAGTCACAAAGATAGAGAGTGATGAGGAGGAGTGGTCAGAGGTCAGCGAGCTGCAGGAGATTGACCAAAAGCGTCTCCAGACTTACAAAGACCAGAACGGCAACGTGGACAAGAGAAACTATGGCATAG AGAACAAAATCAATGACCTGGCCAGAAAAATGGAGAAGCAGTTTGCAGAGAGATCGATAAAGAAACCAGCAGGGGGCGTCAGCATCTTACCAGAGAGGAAGGACGAGGTTCAGGAACTCACG TACACCGATCTAGAAGAGAGCAGTGAGTGGGTGGTCTCCTCCTTAGAGGACAAACCGGAGACATTGAAACCAGCTCAGAGCTCTGGAACAGTGAGGAAGAGCCTGGACTCACCCAGTACCAGTGTCTGGGGAACATCCACAGGAAGGGGTCCCAAATCAG GTCTGACTGAAGCGGGAACAGGAAGCACCCTAAAGAGCAGCCTGTGCTCTCTCAGTGACATCAGCGACTCCGAGGATATAagcaataaataa
- the dzip1 gene encoding zinc finger protein Dzip1 isoform X1: MPFHNGAYYPYTSDTQGTHSSAGVPSLLNSPLSQHSLPSTSMTPSSGAAIIPPFKFRPRRESVDWRRINAVDIDLVVSQLDVDALQEHISGVTFCSLDGERCQRCQSPVDPALVKLLQLAQLTVEWLLHCQEFLTLNLRAVEERLAAADRDREQLLAQQKKLDEKVKTLTAELKQRRRVIRTQQSMLTPRISSSHKCPHCDKSFLNSSFLQHHMQRRHPDEYEIELRSDSENKSQIESLKLEINNLKEQIVQQQQDLQAKTAQEKEQQSMHRDLLRELDRFKAEEMARMDRKIEDSRDGMRREMEFLYTRNVQALNEANQNQTARHERPAIPVQSQPERDLDNYKEMQMQAMQKLEHQMKKQDKKWASRLQEIKAQHESEKNQLLNELSRMQSSVSEHQESSHRLQQEMGRRLQEKEQTIRVQREQIRNISSNPPTKIVEVPVIASAPAPEPKPKRVVLEEPVSAIKLDPIQELSEEEKDSSSFSERRPVEKKPEPVPEKKHRMTTSALKRNPNIKKEMRPDLEQAVIEKLENLGVKPDQSGLKDKDLASILAKVHSKRQSIAKGMPEYWRHREEIASTLERKLGGQRRGSDPAPESQARSRQSVQVLQIRPRSSSLPSRATQVVSGPAVKQPKTPQPAPRIKANTQPKTSTPRAALRTFTSKTPPFSSDEESEEEDTDMEDKPLQKQQRGKSPQPRLNQVQIRASKASPVQARPAPASHSYSSNPQQPRGPVGSVTRTTVTKIESDEEEWSEVSELQEIDQKRLQTYKDQNGNVDKRNYGIENKINDLARKMEKQFAERSIKKPAGGVSILPERKDEVQELTYTDLEESSEWVVSSLEDKPETLKPAQSSGTVRKSLDSPSTSVWGTSTGRGPKSGLTEAGTGSTLKSSLCSLSDISDSEDISNK; this comes from the exons ATG CCATTTCACAACGGAGCATACTACCCCTACACCAGTGACACCCAGGGGACCCACTCATCAGCAGGGGTCCCATCCCTCCTGAATTCCCCACTCAGCCAGCACTCTCTGCCTTCAACCAGCATGACTCCATCCAGTGGAGCCGCCATCATCCCTCCTTTCAAGTTCCGCCCGCGCAGGGAGAGTGTGGACTGGCGGCGAATTAATGCCGTGGACATAGACCTGGTGGTGAGCCAGCTGGATGTGGACGCCCTGCAGGAGCACATCAGCGGTGTTACATTCTGCAGCTTGGACGGGGAGCGGTGTCAGCGGTGCCAGAGCCCTGTGGACCCAGCTCTGGTCAAGCTCTTGCAGCTGGCCCAGCTCACAGTGGAGTGGCTCCTCCACTGCCAGGAATTTCTCACCCTCAACCTGCGTGCGGTGGAGGAGCGTCTGGCGGCCGCTGACAGGGACCGCGAGCAGCTGCTGGCTCAGCAGAAGAAGCTGGATGAGAAGGTGAAGACACTAACTGCCGAGCTCAAGCAGAGGAGGAGGGTTATTCGCACCCAGCAGTCCATGCTTACGCCACGAATCAGCAGCAGCCACAAG tgTCCACATTGTGATAAATCCTTCCTCAATTCCTCATTTCTCCAGCATCACATGCAGCGCCGCCACCCTGACGAGTATGAGATTG AGTTACGGTCAGACAGTGAGAATAAATCTCAGATTGAAAGCCTTAAATTGGAGATCAACAATCTGAAGGAGCAGATTGTTCAGCAGCAACAGGACTTGCAAGCCAAAACAGCTCAG GAAAAAGAACAGCAGTCCATGCACAGGGACCTGCTGAGAGAATTGGACCGTTTTAAAGCTGAGGAGATGGCACGTATGGACAGAAAGATAGAAGACAGCAGAGATGGCATGCGCAGGGAGATGGAGTTTCTTTACACCAGAAATGTTCAAGCTCTCAAT GAAGCAAATCAGAATCAGACAGCCAGGCATGAAAGACCAGCCATCCCTGTTCAATCGCAGCCCGAGAGAGATCTGgacaactacaaagagatgcaGATGCAAGCCATGCAGAAGCTGGAACATCAAATGAAGAAACAG GACAAAAAGTGGGCCTCTAGGCTGCAGGAAATAAAGGCCCAACATGAGTCTGAAAAGAATCAG TTGCTGAACGAGTTGAGCAGAATGCAGTCGTCTGTGTCGGAGCACCAGGAGAGCAGCCACAGGCTGCAGCAGGAGATGGGCAGGAGGCTGCAGGAGAAGGAGCAAACCATCCGGGTTCAGAGGGAGCAG ATAAGGAATATTTCCTCAAATCCACCCACCAAAATAGTGGAAGTACCAG tCATTGCCAGTGCACCAGCTCCAGAGCCTAAACCAAAAAGAGTTGTACTTG AGGAGCCAGTCTCTGCTATTAAGCTGGATCCTATACAGGAGCtgtcagaggaggagaaag ACTCAAGCAGCTTCTCTGAGAGGAGGCCAGTGGAGAAGAAGCCAGAGCCTGTACCTGAGAAGAAGCACAGGATGACCACCAGTGCTCTGAAAAGGAACCCTAACATCAAGAAAGAGATGCGGCCAGATCTTGAGCAGGCTGTTATTGAGAAGCTGGAGAACCTGGGAGTCAAGCCT GATCAGAGTGGTCTAAAGGACAAAGACCTCGCCTCCATCCTGGCCAAGGTGCATTCGAAACGGCAGAGCATTGCAAAGGGGATGCCCGAGTACTGGCGCCATCGAGAGGAGATAGCCAGCACTTTAGAGAGGAAGCTGGGCGGTCAGAGGAGAGGCAGCGACCCTGCTCCTGAGTCACAGGCCAGATCCAGACAATCGGTTCAAG TGTTACAGATCCGCCCTAGATCCAGTAGCCTACCATCCAGAGCAACCCAGGTGGTGTCTGGACCTGCAGTCAAACAGCCCAAGACCCCCCAGCCGGCACCAAGGATCAAGGCCAACACCCAACCCAAGACATCTACACCCAGGGCCGCTCTGAGGACCTTCACATCCAA GACCCCTCCTTTCAGTTCAGATGAAGAATCTGAAGAAGAGGACACAGATATGGAGGACAAACCGCTCCAAAAACAGCAGAGGGGCAAATCACCACAGCCCAGACTAAACCAGGTCCAAATCAGAGCAAGCAAAGCCAGTCCGGTCCAGGCTAGGCCGGCTCCAGCCAGCCACTCATACTCCTCTAACCCCCAGCAGCCCAGGGGGCCAGTGGGCAGTGTGACCAGGACTACAGTCACAAAGATAGAGAGTGATGAGGAGGAGTGGTCAGAGGTCAGCGAGCTGCAGGAGATTGACCAAAAGCGTCTCCAGACTTACAAAGACCAGAACGGCAACGTGGACAAGAGAAACTATGGCATAG AGAACAAAATCAATGACCTGGCCAGAAAAATGGAGAAGCAGTTTGCAGAGAGATCGATAAAGAAACCAGCAGGGGGCGTCAGCATCTTACCAGAGAGGAAGGACGAGGTTCAGGAACTCACG TACACCGATCTAGAAGAGAGCAGTGAGTGGGTGGTCTCCTCCTTAGAGGACAAACCGGAGACATTGAAACCAGCTCAGAGCTCTGGAACAGTGAGGAAGAGCCTGGACTCACCCAGTACCAGTGTCTGGGGAACATCCACAGGAAGGGGTCCCAAATCAG GTCTGACTGAAGCGGGAACAGGAAGCACCCTAAAGAGCAGCCTGTGCTCTCTCAGTGACATCAGCGACTCCGAGGATATAagcaataaataa